A genomic region of Clavibacter michiganensis subsp. insidiosus contains the following coding sequences:
- a CDS encoding glycoside hydrolase family 3 C-terminal domain-containing protein, with protein sequence MADSARPRNRGRVAAAIGVAQNGSLVVGTFIVQLFTTTTQQVLVPGAIGVIVVIAVALVFRDRVLTERPTARLGVREVLGSFVFDPRRNPDSGWAWLMRFLLTAGAVTATNHLAFSLIDDLGVPQADVANTAAAAGTVLVRNAGGILPLDASALRSVAVIDHNAVEARTQGGGSATVIPEHVVTPLDGIRDALGDGVDVRYARGAVVQKGIQELPLAEIRNPRTGEHGALVRFLDADGGEVFTEDRRATTLMHFGGDAPTGTTAVIEITTRWTPATTGEVLVGFSATGRGRVYADGALLREDGAAPIGMDLGASLLSPPSISAPLQPTAGQPVDLKIELELTSAPGGLAGILGITVGIEADESAPERLLDEAVEAATGADVAIVVVGTNAQVESEGFDRDSIALPGRQDELVRRVAAANPRTVVVVNSGSPVLLPWRDDVQALVLAWFGGQEFGGALADVLFGAVEPGGRLPTTWPATEEDVPVRSVTPVDGRVVYDEGIHVGYRAWLRSGATPAYALGHGLGYTTHEIDDLRVAEDGAGGITATVTVTNTGDRAGNQVVQAYLSRAGSAVDRPVRWLAGFASAQLEAGASAEVEIAIGARAFAHWDGGWQREPGAFRLHVGTSVVATPLEAEVDPAA encoded by the coding sequence GTGGTCATCGCCGTCGCGCTCGTCTTCCGCGACCGCGTGCTCACCGAGCGCCCGACCGCGCGCCTCGGCGTGAGGGAGGTGCTCGGGTCCTTCGTGTTCGACCCGCGCCGGAACCCCGACTCCGGCTGGGCCTGGCTCATGCGCTTCCTGCTCACGGCCGGCGCCGTGACGGCCACGAACCACCTCGCGTTCTCCCTCATCGACGACCTCGGGGTCCCCCAGGCCGACGTGGCGAACACGGCCGCCGCGGCCGGCACCGTGCTGGTGCGCAACGCGGGCGGGATCCTGCCGCTCGACGCATCCGCGCTCCGCTCCGTGGCGGTCATCGACCACAACGCCGTCGAGGCGCGCACGCAGGGCGGCGGCAGCGCGACCGTCATCCCCGAGCACGTGGTGACGCCGCTCGACGGGATCCGCGACGCCCTCGGCGACGGCGTGGACGTGCGGTACGCGCGTGGCGCGGTCGTGCAGAAGGGGATCCAGGAGCTGCCGCTCGCGGAGATCCGGAACCCTCGCACGGGCGAGCACGGCGCCCTCGTGCGCTTCCTCGACGCGGACGGCGGCGAGGTCTTCACCGAGGACCGCCGGGCCACGACGCTCATGCACTTCGGCGGCGACGCGCCCACGGGCACGACGGCGGTCATCGAGATCACGACCCGGTGGACGCCCGCGACCACCGGCGAGGTGCTCGTCGGCTTCAGCGCCACGGGCCGCGGCCGCGTGTACGCCGACGGCGCCCTCCTCCGCGAGGACGGCGCCGCGCCCATCGGCATGGACCTCGGCGCGAGCCTCCTGTCGCCGCCCTCCATCTCCGCGCCGCTCCAGCCGACCGCGGGGCAGCCGGTGGACCTCAAGATCGAGCTCGAGCTGACCAGCGCGCCCGGCGGCCTCGCCGGGATCCTCGGGATCACGGTGGGCATCGAGGCCGACGAGTCGGCGCCCGAGCGCCTGCTGGACGAGGCCGTGGAGGCCGCGACCGGCGCGGACGTCGCGATCGTCGTCGTCGGCACCAACGCGCAGGTCGAGTCCGAGGGCTTCGACCGCGACTCGATCGCCCTCCCCGGCCGCCAGGACGAGCTCGTGCGCCGCGTCGCCGCCGCGAACCCGCGCACGGTCGTGGTCGTCAACTCCGGATCCCCGGTGCTGCTCCCCTGGCGCGACGACGTGCAGGCGCTCGTCCTCGCGTGGTTCGGCGGCCAGGAGTTCGGCGGCGCCCTCGCCGACGTGCTGTTCGGCGCCGTCGAGCCCGGCGGCCGCCTCCCCACGACGTGGCCCGCGACCGAGGAGGACGTGCCCGTCCGCTCCGTCACGCCGGTCGACGGGAGGGTGGTCTACGACGAGGGGATCCACGTCGGCTACCGCGCGTGGCTCCGCTCGGGCGCGACCCCGGCCTACGCGCTCGGGCACGGCCTCGGCTACACGACGCACGAGATCGACGACCTGCGGGTCGCCGAGGACGGCGCGGGCGGGATCACCGCGACCGTGACCGTGACGAACACGGGCGACCGCGCCGGCAACCAGGTCGTGCAGGCCTACCTGTCGCGCGCGGGATCCGCGGTCGACCGGCCGGTCCGCTGGCTCGCGGGCTTCGCGTCCGCGCAGCTCGAGGCCGGCGCGTCCGCGGAGGTCGAGATCGCGATCGGCGCGCGGGCCTTCGCGCACTGGGACGGCGGCTGGCAGCGCGAGCCCGGCGCGTTCCGCTTGCACGTGGGCACCTCGGTCGTGGCGACGCCGCTGGAGGCCGAGGTGGATCCCGCGGCCTGA
- a CDS encoding stage II sporulation protein M → MDLDAYTAAHRDDWDRLARLAGRRRLTGPDADELVDRYQAGAAELSAIQAAAGSTAQGDRLSVALSRARMRFTGQTTNVAARIPVFLAVDLPAALYRIRWLTLAVALVTVAIVALYATWILRDPSMIASLGSDADLRKYVEDDFIDYYSENPAASFTGQVWTNNAWIAAQCVAFGITGLWVPYVILQNAQGLGTTTAVMFSYGEGGTFFSYILPHGLLELTAIFVAAAAGLRISWAWIAPGARTRGQALAEDGRALITVALGLVLVLLVSGIIEGFVTPQPWPVALKIAIGAVALGAFLFYMVVVGGRAVRAGATGDLDEFEAGGRRIVAG, encoded by the coding sequence ATGGACCTCGACGCCTACACCGCCGCCCACCGGGACGACTGGGACCGGCTCGCCCGCCTCGCAGGTCGGCGCCGGCTCACCGGACCCGACGCCGACGAGCTCGTCGACCGGTACCAGGCGGGCGCGGCCGAGCTGTCCGCGATCCAGGCGGCGGCGGGATCCACCGCGCAGGGCGACCGGCTCTCCGTCGCGCTCTCGCGGGCCCGCATGCGCTTCACCGGGCAGACCACGAACGTCGCGGCGCGCATCCCCGTGTTCCTCGCCGTGGACCTGCCCGCTGCCCTGTACCGGATCCGCTGGCTGACGCTCGCGGTCGCGCTCGTCACGGTGGCGATCGTCGCGCTCTACGCCACCTGGATCCTCCGCGACCCGTCGATGATCGCGAGCCTCGGCAGCGACGCCGACCTCCGGAAGTACGTCGAGGACGACTTCATCGACTACTACAGCGAGAACCCGGCGGCCTCGTTCACGGGCCAGGTCTGGACGAACAACGCGTGGATCGCCGCGCAGTGCGTGGCCTTCGGGATCACGGGGCTGTGGGTGCCGTACGTGATCCTGCAGAACGCGCAGGGCCTCGGCACGACGACCGCGGTGATGTTCTCCTACGGCGAGGGCGGCACGTTCTTCTCCTACATCCTCCCGCACGGCCTGCTGGAGCTGACGGCGATCTTCGTGGCCGCCGCCGCGGGCCTGCGCATCTCGTGGGCGTGGATCGCGCCCGGCGCCCGCACGCGCGGCCAGGCGCTCGCCGAGGACGGGCGCGCGCTCATCACGGTGGCGTTGGGGCTCGTGCTCGTGCTGCTGGTCTCGGGGATCATCGAGGGCTTCGTGACGCCGCAGCCGTGGCCGGTGGCGCTCAAGATCGCGATCGGCGCGGTCGCCCTCGGGGCGTTCCTCTTCTACATGGTCGTCGTCGGCGGCCGGGCCGTGCGCGCGGGCGCCACGGGCGACCTCGACGAGTTCGAGGCGGGCGGCCGGCGGATCGTCGCGGGCTGA